From one Rhizobium rosettiformans genomic stretch:
- a CDS encoding phosphatidylglycerophosphatase A family protein: MVEFYVLEPLGAGLVPTWQWLMATWFGTGLVVPLRAGLAVFALLPLLVLAIKLPRLVVPVFAVLIFALGVHVSSAIDLATGIKDDRRIVIDEVAAFLIGASLIRQAGWRMLVPFAALFLFFDRIKPWPVAYVEQVPSGWGVMLDDLVPAVAVGLLFAVAQHFWNRQSR, translated from the coding sequence ATGGTCGAATTCTACGTTCTCGAACCGCTAGGCGCAGGTCTGGTTCCGACGTGGCAGTGGCTGATGGCCACCTGGTTCGGAACAGGATTGGTCGTTCCGCTCCGTGCGGGGCTTGCGGTATTCGCGCTCTTGCCGCTGCTGGTCTTGGCGATCAAGTTGCCGAGGCTCGTGGTTCCGGTGTTTGCCGTGCTCATCTTCGCACTCGGCGTCCATGTGTCGTCAGCGATCGATCTGGCGACCGGCATAAAGGATGACCGCCGGATTGTTATCGACGAAGTAGCGGCTTTCCTGATCGGTGCCTCGCTGATCCGTCAGGCGGGCTGGCGGATGCTGGTGCCGTTTGCGGCTCTCTTCCTGTTTTTCGACCGGATAAAACCCTGGCCGGTTGCCTATGTCGAGCAAGTCCCATCCGGTTGGGGCGTCATGCTGGATGATCTGGTCCCGGCGGTCGCGGTCGGTCTTCTGTTTGCGGTCGCCCAGCATTTCTGGAACCGCCAATCGCGGTGA
- the catE gene encoding catalase, whose product MAKTSTRGSAGPKTSTVKIHDQTMQRGEGGELHQIAEGDAPLLTTAQGGPVSDDQNSLRVGPRGPLVMDDFHFREKMFHFDHERIPERVVHARGYGAHGYFETYESLADYTKADLFQRPGERTEAFVRFSTVAGNKGSADLARDVRGFAVKLYTKEGNWDLVGNNIPIFFIQDAIKFPDLIHAAKQEPDRAFPQAQTAHDTFWDFISLTPESMNMVMWIMSDRTIPRSFRFMEGFGVHTFRFVNAKDESTFVKFHWKPKLGLQSVAWNEAVKINGADPDFHRRDLWQSIQSGNFPEWELQVQLFDQEFADSFDFDVLDPTKIIPEELLPPVAIGRLVLDRMPDNFFAETEQVAFMTQNVPPGIDFSNDPLLQGRNFSYLDTQLKRLGGPNFTHLPINAPKCPFATFQQDGHMAMRNPVGRANYQPNSFGEGPRESPTRGYRHFPAEEQGTKARLRPESFADHYSQARQFYISQTPPEQRHIATALTFELSKVETAVIRERMVSHLLNIDETLANTVAQKLGFKSMPKAADAAMPTRQDLEPAPSLSIVERGPQRFEGRKLGILITDGVDAKLLKGLTAAITKEKAVVELIAPKVGGVKASDGSWIEVHHMIDGGPSVLFDAVALLTSPEAMDDLVKEATARDFVADAFQHCKFIGFDPSAMPLLEKAGIAETLDEGVIELPGEEGLDGFVSSLGKLRVWGREPSVKLGKASVPK is encoded by the coding sequence ATGGCCAAGACATCTACCCGTGGGTCCGCGGGGCCCAAAACTTCAACGGTCAAGATCCACGACCAGACCATGCAGCGCGGCGAAGGCGGCGAGTTGCATCAGATCGCCGAAGGTGATGCGCCCCTGCTGACGACAGCTCAGGGCGGCCCGGTTTCCGATGACCAGAATTCGCTGCGCGTTGGGCCACGTGGTCCGCTGGTGATGGATGATTTCCATTTCCGCGAGAAGATGTTCCACTTCGACCATGAGCGCATTCCGGAGCGGGTGGTGCATGCCCGCGGTTATGGTGCGCACGGCTATTTCGAAACCTACGAGTCCCTTGCCGACTACACCAAGGCCGATCTCTTCCAGCGTCCCGGAGAGAGAACGGAAGCCTTCGTTCGTTTCTCGACCGTTGCCGGCAACAAGGGCTCCGCCGACCTTGCCCGCGATGTCCGCGGCTTTGCCGTCAAGCTCTATACGAAAGAAGGCAACTGGGATCTCGTCGGCAATAACATCCCGATCTTCTTCATCCAGGATGCCATCAAGTTCCCGGATCTGATCCATGCCGCCAAGCAGGAGCCGGACCGGGCTTTCCCGCAGGCGCAGACCGCCCATGACACCTTCTGGGATTTCATCAGCCTGACGCCTGAGAGCATGAACATGGTCATGTGGATCATGTCGGACCGGACAATCCCGCGCTCCTTCCGCTTCATGGAAGGTTTCGGCGTTCACACGTTCCGCTTTGTCAACGCAAAGGACGAATCCACCTTCGTCAAATTCCACTGGAAGCCGAAGCTGGGCCTCCAGTCGGTGGCCTGGAACGAGGCCGTCAAGATCAACGGCGCCGATCCGGATTTCCATCGCCGCGATCTCTGGCAATCCATCCAGTCCGGCAATTTCCCGGAATGGGAATTGCAGGTTCAGCTCTTCGATCAGGAGTTTGCCGACAGCTTCGATTTCGACGTGCTCGACCCGACAAAGATCATTCCCGAAGAGCTCTTGCCACCCGTCGCCATCGGCCGGCTGGTGCTCGACCGCATGCCCGACAACTTCTTTGCGGAGACCGAGCAGGTCGCCTTCATGACGCAGAACGTGCCGCCGGGCATCGATTTCAGCAATGATCCGCTGCTGCAGGGCCGCAATTTCTCCTATCTCGATACGCAGCTGAAGCGTCTGGGTGGGCCAAACTTTACCCATCTGCCGATCAATGCGCCCAAATGTCCCTTTGCGACCTTCCAGCAGGATGGCCACATGGCGATGCGCAATCCGGTTGGGCGGGCGAACTACCAGCCCAACTCCTTTGGCGAAGGGCCGCGGGAATCGCCGACGCGCGGCTATCGCCATTTCCCGGCTGAAGAGCAGGGCACCAAGGCACGTCTGCGTCCCGAAAGCTTTGCCGACCACTATAGCCAGGCGCGGCAGTTCTACATCAGCCAGACGCCCCCGGAGCAGCGCCATATCGCTACGGCCCTGACCTTCGAACTGAGCAAGGTGGAAACCGCCGTAATCCGTGAGCGCATGGTCTCCCATCTCCTCAACATTGATGAGACGCTGGCCAATACCGTGGCCCAGAAGCTTGGGTTCAAGTCGATGCCGAAAGCGGCGGATGCAGCGATGCCCACGCGCCAAGATCTGGAGCCGGCACCGTCGCTCAGCATCGTGGAACGCGGGCCGCAACGCTTCGAAGGCCGCAAGCTCGGCATCCTGATCACCGATGGCGTCGATGCGAAGCTGCTAAAGGGACTGACGGCGGCGATCACTAAGGAAAAGGCAGTTGTCGAACTGATCGCGCCGAAGGTCGGCGGCGTCAAGGCGTCGGATGGGAGCTGGATCGAGGTCCACCACATGATCGATGGCGGGCCATCGGTTCTCTTCGATGCCGTCGCGCTGCTGACATCGCCCGAAGCAATGGACGACCTCGTCAAGGAAGCAACTGCACGGGATTTTGTGGCGGATGCCTTCCAGCACTGCAAGTTCATCGGCTTCGACCCATCAGCCATGCCGCTTCTCGAAAAGGCCGGCATTGCGGAGACCCTCGATGAAGGCGTGATCGAATTGCCGGGTGAGGAGGGGCTGGATGGGTTCGTATCGTCCCTTGGCAAGCTCAGGGTCTGGGGACGAGAGCCGTCCGTGAAGCTGGGCAAGGCTTCCGTACCGAAGTAA
- the mbhE gene encoding hydrogen gas-evolving membrane-bound hydrogenase subunit E — MNFEWTILIALAGAIIAKPASSLLGRYTGWVVSLIPLFIFASLLMHVAPVADGQALIAQLAWVPSLGVELAFRLDGFSLLFGLLISGIGTLVVIYAGAYFAEKPSGEIGRFLSLIMLFMTAMLGTVLSDNLIVMFVFWELTSLASFLLIGFDGHKEAARKSALQSLIVTGGGGLALFAGILLIGMTLGTFSFTEVLARSNELVASTWAIPIAILIMIGAFTKSAQFPFHFWLPNAMAAPTPASAYLHSATMVKLGVFLLARFDGVFAGMPGFGHTLVVFGSLTMIIAALQALRAEGFKAVLAQSTVASLGILVMLIGLTGEVAAVATVGFILSHALYKAALFFCAGTAIHATGETRLHKLAGLARFLPVTAVAAVLASLSMAGLPPFVGFISKEYLFEAQLANDWNILPIAAAVLVNAVMVGVAGVVSIRPFYLKSETTREIHHGETSGLLAGPLLLAAGGILIGLIPAPAGQWIIGPAASALLGQPVDVSFKLWHGLTPMLVLSMLVVAIGAVIVIQWTRIHNALRRYDKLYAFLGDRFYHKALNGVLATARLSTRVLQNGDQHRYTTAVVLVVTLGLAIAFLAAPSADFLASEGSIRISVALVLMLTVVGAFATIIVRSLIAGLVSVGIVGFGSAVIFMLNGAPDLALTQMAVETLIVILMTAVLLKLPSRRRHSRTLSERRRDGMIAVGFAGMMFIALASIGVTPIDLRLSDYFGETSYLEAYGRNVVNVILVDYRAIDTLGEIVVVAIATIAAWGLLRGSLKPARNKE, encoded by the coding sequence GTGAACTTTGAGTGGACCATACTAATCGCACTGGCCGGGGCAATCATCGCCAAACCGGCCTCGTCGCTGCTCGGGCGATACACCGGCTGGGTGGTGAGCCTCATACCTCTGTTCATCTTCGCCTCGCTACTCATGCATGTCGCGCCGGTGGCAGACGGACAGGCCCTGATTGCCCAACTGGCCTGGGTGCCCTCGCTCGGCGTCGAACTCGCATTCCGTCTGGACGGCTTTTCATTGCTGTTCGGCTTGCTGATCAGCGGCATCGGAACGCTGGTGGTGATTTATGCGGGGGCTTACTTCGCCGAAAAGCCGAGCGGCGAGATCGGACGCTTCCTCAGCCTCATCATGCTGTTCATGACCGCGATGCTGGGAACCGTGCTCTCGGACAATCTCATTGTCATGTTCGTCTTCTGGGAGCTGACGAGCCTCGCCTCCTTCCTCCTCATCGGCTTCGACGGTCACAAGGAAGCGGCGCGCAAGTCGGCTCTACAGTCGCTGATCGTCACCGGTGGCGGCGGTCTCGCGCTGTTTGCCGGCATCCTTCTCATCGGCATGACGCTCGGCACCTTCTCCTTCACGGAAGTGCTGGCACGCTCGAACGAGCTGGTCGCCAGCACCTGGGCCATCCCGATCGCAATCCTCATCATGATCGGGGCGTTCACCAAGAGCGCGCAGTTCCCGTTCCATTTCTGGCTGCCCAATGCCATGGCCGCGCCGACGCCCGCCTCCGCCTATCTGCATTCGGCGACCATGGTGAAGCTCGGCGTCTTTCTGCTCGCCCGCTTCGACGGTGTGTTTGCCGGCATGCCGGGCTTCGGACACACGCTGGTGGTCTTCGGATCTCTGACCATGATCATTGCCGCCCTGCAGGCGCTGCGTGCCGAAGGTTTCAAGGCGGTTCTCGCCCAGTCCACCGTTGCCTCGCTCGGCATTCTGGTGATGCTGATCGGCCTGACGGGCGAAGTGGCCGCTGTTGCCACCGTCGGCTTCATCCTCAGCCATGCGCTCTACAAGGCGGCCCTGTTCTTCTGCGCCGGCACCGCCATCCATGCGACCGGCGAAACCCGTCTGCACAAGCTGGCCGGCCTCGCCCGCTTCCTGCCGGTCACCGCCGTTGCTGCCGTGCTTGCCAGCCTATCGATGGCCGGCTTGCCGCCCTTCGTCGGCTTCATCTCGAAGGAATATCTGTTCGAGGCGCAGCTCGCCAATGACTGGAACATCCTGCCGATCGCGGCTGCGGTTCTCGTCAATGCCGTCATGGTCGGCGTGGCAGGTGTCGTGTCGATCCGACCCTTCTACCTCAAGTCCGAGACCACACGTGAGATCCATCATGGCGAGACATCAGGCCTTCTGGCAGGACCCTTGCTGCTCGCAGCCGGTGGCATCCTGATCGGTCTCATCCCCGCGCCCGCTGGACAGTGGATCATCGGTCCGGCCGCCTCGGCACTGCTCGGTCAGCCGGTCGACGTTTCGTTCAAGCTCTGGCACGGCCTGACGCCGATGCTGGTGCTGTCCATGCTCGTCGTCGCCATCGGCGCCGTCATCGTCATCCAGTGGACCCGCATCCACAACGCGCTCCGTCGTTACGACAAGCTGTATGCCTTCCTCGGCGATCGCTTCTACCACAAGGCCCTGAACGGCGTTCTGGCGACCGCACGCCTGTCGACGAGGGTGCTCCAGAACGGCGATCAGCATCGCTACACCACAGCAGTCGTCCTGGTGGTCACCCTGGGTCTGGCCATCGCCTTCCTGGCTGCACCATCGGCCGACTTCCTCGCCTCGGAGGGCAGCATCCGTATCTCGGTGGCGCTCGTCCTGATGCTGACCGTCGTCGGTGCCTTCGCGACGATCATCGTCCGCTCGCTGATTGCCGGTCTTGTCTCCGTCGGCATCGTTGGCTTCGGCTCGGCCGTGATCTTCATGCTGAACGGTGCCCCGGACCTGGCGCTGACGCAGATGGCGGTCGAGACCCTGATCGTGATCCTGATGACAGCCGTACTTCTAAAGCTGCCGTCCCGACGCCGGCATTCGCGCACGCTGTCCGAGCGCAGGCGTGATGGCATGATCGCGGTGGGCTTTGCCGGGATGATGTTCATCGCGCTTGCCTCCATCGGCGTCACGCCCATTGACCTGCGCCTGTCCGACTATTTCGGCGAGACGAGCTACCTCGAAGCCTATGGCCGCAATGTCGTGAACGTCATCCTCGTCGACTACCGCGCCATCGATACGCTCGGCGAGATCGTGGTCGTCGCCATTGCCACCATTGCCGCCTGGGGACTGCTGCGCGGCTCCCTCAAACCCGCCCGCAACAAGGAGTGA
- a CDS encoding PRC-barrel domain-containing protein codes for MDHSNHVRLAATELTPAVLEGATVYGADDHKVGKVDHVHGAGAGSQAIIDVGGFLGIGAKPVAVPLTDLDFMRDEDGDVHAVTTWTKDQLKDMPEHRH; via the coding sequence ATGGACCACAGCAATCACGTCCGTCTTGCCGCGACCGAACTTACTCCAGCAGTCCTGGAAGGTGCGACCGTATATGGTGCCGACGACCACAAGGTCGGTAAGGTCGATCATGTCCACGGCGCCGGTGCCGGTAGTCAGGCGATCATCGATGTCGGTGGTTTCCTTGGAATTGGAGCCAAGCCCGTTGCCGTACCGCTGACCGATCTGGACTTCATGCGTGACGAAGATGGCGACGTCCATGCCGTAACAACCTGGACCAAGGACCAGCTTAAGGACATGCCTGAGCACCGCCACTGA
- a CDS encoding ferritin-like domain-containing protein — protein MATEKTLSDLFLDTLKDIYFAEKQILKALPKMARAAQSEEGKAGFLQHRDETQGQIERLEQVFELLGKSPRGKTCEAIQGIIAEGEEIMEDYKGTAALDAGLISSAQAVEHYEIARYGTLKAWAKQLGLKEAIPLLDANLQEEIATDEKLTALGEASANVKSMKKAS, from the coding sequence ATGGCTACCGAAAAGACTTTGTCCGACCTGTTCCTTGATACGCTCAAGGACATCTATTTCGCCGAAAAACAGATTCTGAAGGCGTTGCCGAAGATGGCGCGGGCAGCCCAGTCCGAAGAGGGCAAGGCTGGCTTCCTGCAGCACCGCGACGAAACCCAGGGCCAGATCGAGCGCCTGGAACAGGTGTTCGAATTGCTCGGCAAGTCGCCGCGCGGCAAGACCTGCGAAGCCATCCAGGGCATCATCGCCGAGGGCGAAGAGATCATGGAAGACTACAAGGGCACGGCTGCCCTTGATGCGGGTCTCATCTCATCGGCACAGGCTGTCGAGCATTATGAAATCGCCCGCTACGGCACGCTCAAGGCCTGGGCCAAGCAGCTCGGTCTGAAGGAAGCAATCCCGTTGCTGGATGCCAATCTCCAGGAAGAGATTGCAACCGACGAGAAACTGACGGCTCTCGGCGAAGCCTCAGCGAACGTCAAGAGCATGAAGAAGGCCAGCTAA
- a CDS encoding hybrid sensor histidine kinase/response regulator produces MSQLMRRHDWAASSLGSPDRWPEALKVAIRLLLTSKFEMWLGWGPDIAFFYNDAYRPTLGIKHPNALAVPTHVLWAEIWDDIKDRLATVYDTGEATWDRALLLLLERGGYPEETYHTFSYSPLIGDTGKVEGVFCAVTEETERVISERRMATLRTLASGLAAADIESEVLEASHIALRENLHDLPFSALYIFDDEGNARRQWVCGAEGCDALLPAAVCRSETIWRMGQVWDKQAVELVDLAGAHDVPHGVWQTAPKQAAVVPLIGQGGEKARGVLISGLNPYRTVSDEYLDFFRLIAGQISSRLASAEAFESEKRRSAALAEAADLREKAAIALEQVNRQLSSEVELRTAERDRMRALFQQAPSFMCILSGPEHVFELVNDAYLQLVGNRMLVGLTVRHALPEVEGQGFFELLDSVFQSGKPYIGRNLKVHLQREDATSPEERFLNLIYQPILDQAGHVTGIFVDGFDVTDQRRAEEQLKTLNHTLEQRVEQRTYELRTALLELEKETVERETVQLALRQAQKMESLGNLTGGVAHDFNNLLQVVGGNLQLLSKDVEGNARAEQRLQNALSGVTRGAKLASQLLAFGRRQPLEPKVVNVRRLIQNMDDMLRRALGEEIELETVVSGGLWNTLIDPSQLENAILNLAINARDAMEGRGRLTIEAANSVLDDEYARTHDDVRAGQYVMVAVSDTGSGIPLDIIEHVLEPFFTTKSDGKGSGLGLSMVYGFIKQSGGHLKIYSEAGHGTTMKLYMPRTNQVEDSLTDLSAAPAKGGTETVLVVEDDDGVRETSVALLADLGYRVLKAHDAQAAFAIVNSGVQIDLLFTDVVMPGPMRSTELARKAKALFPRMAVLYTSGYTENSIVHGGKLDAGVELLSKPYTREALARKVRHVLGNAQQHQIAVERMAREHQAAAENSPASAPEPTNRTTFEKMRILIVEDEPLILMSTVDMVEELGHAVDEARSAEEAIQILDKKSIDVLLTDVGLPGMAGTDLARIVRERWPSVRIVFASGDNAAKSASGITDALQLSKPFTMDELKAIMMHVTR; encoded by the coding sequence ATGTCGCAACTGATGCGACGGCATGATTGGGCAGCAAGTTCGCTTGGCTCGCCGGATCGATGGCCGGAGGCTCTGAAGGTGGCAATCCGCCTGCTTCTGACCTCGAAATTCGAGATGTGGCTGGGCTGGGGACCTGATATCGCCTTCTTCTACAATGACGCCTATCGGCCGACTTTGGGCATCAAGCATCCAAATGCCCTTGCCGTCCCTACGCACGTTCTCTGGGCGGAGATCTGGGATGACATCAAGGATCGGTTGGCGACCGTTTATGATACTGGCGAGGCCACCTGGGACAGGGCGCTTCTGCTTTTGCTTGAGCGCGGTGGATATCCCGAAGAGACTTATCACACCTTCTCGTACAGTCCGCTGATCGGGGATACCGGCAAGGTGGAAGGCGTCTTCTGCGCCGTCACGGAAGAGACCGAGCGGGTCATAAGCGAGCGCCGCATGGCGACACTGCGAACGCTCGCATCTGGCCTTGCCGCCGCCGACATCGAAAGCGAGGTTCTAGAGGCATCTCACATCGCATTACGCGAAAATCTGCATGATCTGCCCTTCAGCGCTCTCTACATCTTCGACGATGAAGGGAATGCGCGCCGCCAATGGGTCTGCGGCGCCGAAGGTTGTGATGCGTTGCTTCCCGCAGCGGTCTGCCGATCAGAAACGATATGGCGTATGGGACAAGTCTGGGACAAGCAGGCGGTCGAGCTGGTGGACCTCGCGGGCGCTCACGACGTCCCGCACGGGGTCTGGCAAACCGCACCGAAGCAGGCAGCGGTCGTTCCACTGATCGGTCAAGGCGGTGAAAAGGCACGGGGCGTTCTGATCAGCGGGCTTAATCCGTATCGTACGGTCAGCGACGAGTACCTGGACTTCTTCAGGCTGATTGCCGGCCAGATCAGTTCACGCCTTGCCAGTGCCGAAGCATTCGAGTCGGAGAAGCGACGCTCGGCGGCGCTTGCTGAGGCTGCCGATCTGCGCGAGAAGGCGGCCATCGCCCTGGAGCAGGTCAATCGTCAGCTTTCCTCGGAAGTGGAGCTTCGAACGGCCGAGCGCGACCGCATGCGGGCACTCTTCCAGCAGGCTCCGAGTTTCATGTGCATTCTCAGCGGGCCCGAACATGTGTTCGAGCTGGTGAACGACGCCTACCTCCAACTCGTGGGGAACCGCATGCTGGTCGGGCTGACTGTCCGCCATGCGCTTCCGGAAGTGGAGGGACAGGGGTTCTTCGAGTTGCTGGACAGCGTCTTCCAGTCCGGCAAACCCTATATCGGACGGAACCTCAAGGTTCACCTTCAGCGCGAGGACGCGACGAGCCCCGAAGAGCGGTTCCTCAACCTCATCTATCAGCCGATCCTTGATCAGGCTGGTCATGTCACCGGCATCTTTGTCGATGGTTTCGATGTGACCGATCAGCGGCGGGCGGAGGAGCAGCTCAAAACCCTCAACCATACACTCGAGCAAAGAGTGGAGCAGCGTACTTATGAGCTGAGAACGGCGCTTCTGGAGCTGGAGAAGGAAACTGTCGAACGCGAAACCGTGCAACTCGCGTTGAGGCAGGCACAGAAAATGGAATCACTTGGCAACCTCACAGGCGGTGTCGCCCACGACTTCAACAATCTCCTTCAGGTCGTCGGCGGCAATCTGCAGCTTCTGTCCAAGGATGTCGAAGGCAATGCGCGCGCCGAACAGCGCCTGCAGAATGCCTTGTCCGGCGTCACGCGAGGCGCGAAACTGGCGTCACAGCTACTGGCCTTCGGACGTCGGCAACCGCTTGAGCCAAAAGTCGTCAACGTACGCCGGCTGATCCAGAACATGGATGACATGCTTCGCCGTGCGCTGGGCGAGGAAATCGAACTGGAGACTGTGGTTTCCGGGGGCCTGTGGAACACTTTGATCGATCCCAGCCAGCTCGAAAATGCGATCCTGAACCTGGCGATCAACGCGCGCGATGCGATGGAAGGCCGTGGACGGTTGACGATCGAAGCCGCGAACTCCGTCCTCGATGACGAATATGCCCGCACACATGACGATGTGCGCGCTGGCCAATATGTGATGGTTGCGGTCTCCGATACCGGATCGGGTATACCCCTTGATATCATCGAGCATGTCCTAGAGCCCTTCTTCACGACCAAATCGGATGGCAAGGGCAGTGGTCTTGGACTGTCGATGGTGTACGGCTTCATCAAGCAATCCGGAGGCCACCTGAAGATCTACAGCGAAGCCGGGCATGGCACGACCATGAAGCTCTACATGCCGCGCACCAACCAGGTCGAGGACAGCCTCACGGATCTAAGCGCTGCGCCGGCAAAGGGCGGCACCGAAACGGTTCTTGTCGTGGAAGACGACGATGGTGTACGCGAGACATCTGTCGCGTTGTTGGCTGATCTTGGATATCGCGTCTTGAAGGCGCATGATGCCCAAGCGGCTTTCGCCATCGTCAACAGCGGCGTGCAGATAGATCTTCTTTTCACCGATGTGGTCATGCCGGGTCCGATGCGGAGCACCGAACTCGCCCGGAAGGCCAAGGCGCTCTTTCCACGCATGGCCGTACTCTACACCTCCGGCTATACCGAGAACTCCATCGTGCATGGCGGCAAGCTTGATGCCGGGGTCGAGCTTTTGTCCAAGCCCTATACGCGGGAAGCCCTGGCGCGCAAGGTACGCCACGTGCTGGGAAATGCGCAGCAGCATCAGATTGCCGTTGAGCGGATGGCACGCGAGCATCAAGCCGCCGCTGAAAACTCGCCCGCCTCGGCGCCCGAGCCAACGAACCGAACCACGTTTGAGAAGATGCGAATACTGATTGTTGAAGACGAGCCTCTCATCCTGATGTCGACCGTCGACATGGTCGAAGAACTCGGACACGCCGTCGACGAGGCCAGATCGGCTGAAGAGGCGATCCAGATTCTGGACAAGAAGAGCATCGACGTTCTCTTGACGGATGTGGGGCTACCCGGCATGGCAGGCACCGACCTGGCAAGGATCGTTCGCGAACGATGGCCTTCCGTCAGGATCGTCTTCGCCAGCGGCGACAATGCCGCGAAGTCGGCGTCCGGCATCACGGACGCATTGCAGCTCTCAAAGCCATTTACCATGGATGAACTCAAGGCAATTATGATGCATGTGACAAGGTAG